The Patagioenas fasciata isolate bPatFas1 chromosome 25, bPatFas1.hap1, whole genome shotgun sequence genome includes a region encoding these proteins:
- the LOC136112436 gene encoding myosin-6, translating into MSEAALGAAAPFLRPGERERLAAQTRPFDPRTECFVPHPRMEFVRGRVRGRDQGHVTVETELGETVTVKEADVHQQNPPKFDKIEDMAMLTFLHEPAVLYNLKERYASWMIYTYSGLFCVTVNPYKWLPVYNAEVVAAYRGKKRSEAPPHIFSVSDNAYQNMLTDRENQSILITGESGAGKTVNTKRVIQYFASIAAIGDRKKEVANSSKGTLEDQIIQANPALEAFGNAKTVRNDNSSRFGKFIRIHFGATGKLASADIETYLLEKSRVIFQLKAERNYHIFYQILSNKKPELLEMLLITNNPYDYSYVSQGEVTVASIDDSEELLATDSAFDVLGFTAEEKTGVYKLTGAIMHFGNMKFKQKQREEQAEPDGTEDADKSAYLMGLNSADLLKGLCHPRVKVGNEYVTKGQNVQQVYYSIGALAKAVYEKMFNWMVVRINNSLDTKQPRQYFIGVLDIAGFEIFDFNSFEQLCINFTNEKLQQFFNHHMFVLEQEEYKKEGIEWEFIDFGMDLQACIDLIEKPMGIMSILEEECMFPKASDMTFKAKLYDNHLGKSANFGKPRNVKGKTEAHFSLTHYAGTVDYNIIGWLEKNKDPLNETVVGLYQKSALKLLANLFSNYAGADAGGDGGKGKGAKKKGSSFQTVSALHRENLNKLMANLKTTHPHFVRCLVPNERKEPGVMDNPLVMHQLRCNGVLEGIRICRKGFPNRILYGDFRQRYRILNPTAIPEGQFIDSRKGAEKLLGSLDIDHNQYKFGHTKVFFKAGLLGLLEEMRDERLSRIITRIQAQARGQLMRIEFKKILERRDALLVIQWNIRAFMGVKNWPWMKLYFKIKPLLKSAETEKEMQTMKEEFGRLKEALEKSESRRKELEEKMVSMLQEKNDLQLQVQAEQDNLNDAEERCDQLIKNKIQLEAKVKELTERLEDEEEMNAELTAKKRKLEDECSELKKDIDDLELTLAKVEKEKHATENKVKNLTEEMAGLDETIAKLTKEKKALQEAHQQALDDLQAEEDKVNTLTKAKVKLEQQVDDLEGSLEQEKKIRMDLERAKRKLEGDLKLTQENIMDLENDKQQLEEKLKKKDFEIHLQNSKIEDEQALALQLQKKLKELQARIEELEEELEAERTGRAKVEKLRSELSRELEEISERLEEAGGATSVQIELNKKREAEFQKMRRDLEEATLQHEATAAALRKKHADSVAELSEQLDNLQRVKQKLEKEKSELKLELDDLSSNMEQLIKAKVGMEKVSRTMEDQMAEHRAKLEETQRVLNDTSTQRAKLQTENGELSRQLEEKEALISQLTRGKQSYTQQMEDLKRQLEEEMKAKNALAHALQSARHDCDLLREQYEEETEAKAELQRSLSKANSEVAQWRTKYETDAIQRTEELEEAKKKLAQRLQEAEEVVEAVNAKCSSLEKTKHRLQNEIEDLMADVERSNAAAAALDKKQRNFDKIVAEWKQKFEESQTELEASQKEARSLSTELFKLKNAYEESLEHLETFKRENKNLQEEISDLTEQLGASHKTIHELEKVRKQLDAEKLELQAALEEAEASLEHEEGKILRAQLEFNQVKADYERKLAEKDEEMEQAKRNHLRVVDSLQTSLDAETRSRNEALRLKKKMEGDLNEMEIQLGHANRMAAEAQSHLKGAQTHLKDTQLQLDDVVRANEDLKENIAIVERRNNLLQSELEELRAVVEQTERARKLAEQELIEASERVQLLHSQNTSLINQKKKMEADISQLQTEVEEAIQECRNAEEKAKKAITDAAMMAEELKKEQDTSAHLERMKKNMEQTIKDLQLRLDEAEQLALKGGKKQLQKLETRVRELENELEAEQKRNAESVKGLRKSERRVKELSYQTEEDKKNLLRLQDLVDKLQMKVKAYKRQAEEAEEQANTNLAKFRKAQHELDEAEERADMAESQVNKLRAKSRDIGAKKLHDEE; encoded by the exons ATGTCGGAGGCAGCGCTGGGTGCCGCAGCCCCGTTCCTGCGCCCCGGGGAGCGCGAGCGCTTGGCCGCGCAGACCCGACCCTTCGACCCCCGCACCGAGTGCTTCGTGCCCCACCCCCGCATGGAGTTCGTGCGCGGGCGCGTGCGGGGGAGAGACCAGGGCCACGTGACCGTGGAAACTGAgctgggggag ACGGTGACGGTGAAGGAGGCCGATGTCCACCAGCAGAACCCACCCAAGTTCGACAAGATTGAGGACATGGCCATGCTGACCTTCCTGCATGAGCCCGCTGTCCTCTACAACCTCAAGGAGCGCTACGCCTCCTGGATGATCTAT ACCTACTCAGGGCTCTTCTGTGTGACCGTCAACCCCTACAAGTGGCTGCCCGTCTACAATGCCGAGGTGGTGGCCGCCTACCGGGGCAAGAAGCGGAGTGAAGCTCCGCCCCACATCTTCTCCGTCTCAGACAACGCTTACCAGAACATGCTGACGG ACCGTGAGAACCAGTCCATCCTCATCAC CGGAGAATCCGGGGCGGGGAAGACGGTCAACACCAAGAGGGTCATCCAGTACTTCGCCAGCATCGCCGCCATCGGTGACCGCAAGAAGGAGGTGGCCAATAGCAGCAAG GGCACCCTGGAGGACCAGATCATCCAGGCCAACCCCGCCTTGGAGGCCTTTGGCAATGCCAAGACTGTCCGCAATGACAACTCCTCCCGATTC GGGAAATTCATCCGGATCCATTTTGGGGCCACGGGGAAGTTGGCGTCGGCCGACATCGAGACCT ACCTATTGGAGAAGTCCCGTGTCATCTTCCAGCTCAAGGCTGAGAGGAACTACCACATCTTCTACCAGATCCTCTCCAACAAGAAGCCGGAGCTGCTGG AGATGCTTctcatcaccaacaacccctacGACTACAGCTACGTCTCCCAAGGAGAGGTGACTGTGGCCTCCATCGACGACTCAGAAGAGCTGTTGGCAACCGAT AGCGCTTTCGATGTCCTGGGCTTCACCGCCGAGGAGAAAACCGGCGTTTACAAGCTGACAGGTGCCATCATGCATTTTGGCAACATGAAGTTCAAGCAGAAGCAACGGGAGGAGCAGGCAGAGCCGGACGGCACCGAAG ATGCCGACAAGTCGGCCTACTTGATGGGACTGAACTCAGCCGATCTCCTCaaggggctgtgtcacccccgcGTGAAGGTGGGCAATGAGTACGTCACCAAGGGGCAGAATGTCCAGCAGGTCTACTACTCCATCGGGGCCTTGGCCAAGGCTGTCTACGAGAAGATGTTCAATTGGATGGTGGTGAGGATCAACAACTCGCTGGACACCAAGCAGCCACGTCAGTACTTCATCGGTGTCCTGGACATCGCTGGATTTGAGATCTTTGAT TTCAACAGTTTTGAGCAGCTCTGCATCAACTTCACCAATGAGAAGCTGCAGCAGTTCTTCAACCACCACATGTtcgtgctggagcaggaggagtaCAAGAAGGAGGGGATCGAGTGGGAGTTCATTGACTTCGGCATGGACCTCCAGGCCTGCATTGACCTCATTGAGAAG CCCATGGGGATCATGTCCATCCTGGAGGAGGAGTGCATGTTCCCCAAGGCCTCAGACATGACCTTCAAGGCCAAGCTCTATGACAACCACCTGGGCAAGTCAGCCAACTTTGGGAAGCCACGCAACGTCAAGGGGAAGACAGAGGCCCACTTCTCCCTCACCCACTATGCTGGCACAGTGGACTACAACATCATTGGGTGGCTGGAGAAGAACAAGGACCCCCTCAATGAAACAGTGGTGGGGCTCTACCAGAAGTCGGCCCTCAAGCTGTTGGCCAACCTCTTCTCCAACTATGCTGGGGCAGATGccg gtggtgatggagggaaggggaaaggagccAAGAAGAAAGGTTCCTCTTTCCAGACCGTCTCTGCCCTGCACCGG gAAAACCTTAACAAGCTGATGGCCAACCTCAAGACCACCCACCCCCACTTCGTCCGTTGCCTCGTTCCCAATGAGCGGAAGGAGCCAG GTGTGATGGACAACCCCTTGGTGATGCACCAGCTCCGCTGCAACGGGGTGCTGGAGGGGATCCGCATCTGCCGCAAGGGCTTCCCCAACCGCATCCTCTACGGGGACTTCCGCCAGCG GTATCGCATCCTGAACCCCACGGCCATCCCTGAGGGACAGTTCATCGACAGCCGCAAAGGCGCCGAGAAGCTCCTGGGGTCCCTTGACATTGACCACAACCAGTACAAGTTTGGGCACACCAAG GTCTTCTTCAAGgctgggctgctggggctgctggaggagaTGCGGGATGAGCGTCTCTCCCGCATCATCACCCGCATCCAGGCTCAGGCCCGGGGGCAGCTCATGCGCATCGAGTTCAAGAAGATTCTGGAGCGCCG GGACGCGCTCCTGGTGATCCAGTGGAACATCAGAGCCTTCATGGGGGTGAAGAACTGGCCTTGGATGAAGCTCTACTTCAAGATCAAGCCCTTGTTGAAGAGCGCTGAGACAGAGAAGGAGATGCAG ACCATGAAGGAGGAGTTTGGGCGGCTGAAGGAGGCCCTGGAGAAGTCCGAGTCCaggcggaaggagctggaggagaagatgGTCTCCATGCTGCAGGAGAAGAATGACCTTCAGCTCCAAGTGCAGGCT GAGCAGGACAATCTCAATGATGCTGAGGAGCGCTGTGACCAGCTGATCAAAAACAAgatccagctggaggccaaggtgaaggaactgacagagcggctggaggatgaggaggagatgaACGCTGAGCTGACAGCCAAGAAGAGGAAGCTGGAGGATGAGTGCTCAGAGCTCAAGAAGGACATTGATGACTTGGAGTTGACCCTGGccaaggtggagaaggagaaacaTGCCACTGAGAACAAG GTCAAGAACCTCACGGAGGAGATGGCCGGGCTGGATGAGACCATCGCCAAGCTGACGAAGGAGAAGAAGGCCCTTCAAGAAGCTCATCAGCAGGCACTGGATGACCTGCAGGCAGAGGAGGACAAGGTCAACACCTTGACAAAAGCCAAAGTCAAACTGGAACAGCAAGTGGATGAC CTCGAAGGGTCCCTAGAACAGGAGAAGAAGATCCGGATGGACCTGGAACGGGCCAAGAGGAAACTGGAAGGTGACTTGAAGCTGACCCAGGAAAACATCATGGATTTGGAGAATGacaagcagcagctggaggagaagctCAAGAA GAAAGACTTCGAGATCCACCTGCAGAACAGCAAGATCGAGGACGAGCAGGCActggccctgcagctccagaagaaGCTGAAAGAGCTTCAG GCGCGCAtcgaggagctggaggaggagctggaggcagAGCGGACGGGCAGGGCCAAAGTGGAGAAGCTGCGCTCGGAGCTGTCACGGGAGCTGGAGGAGATCAGCGAGCGGCTGGAGGAGGCGGGAGGAGCCACCTCGGTGCAGATTGAGCTCAACAAGAAGCGAGAGGCGGAGTTCCAGAAGATGCGGCGGGACCTGGAGGAGGCCACGCTGCAGCACGAGGCCACGGCCGCCGCGCTGCGCAAGAAGCACGCGGACAGCGTGGCCGAGCTCAGCGAGCAGCTCGACAACCTGCAGCGCGTCaagcagaagctggagaaggagaagagcgAGCTCAAGCTGGAGCTGGACGACCTAAGCTCCAACATGGAGCAGCTGATCAAGGCCAAG GTGGGCATGGAGAAGGTCTCCCGCACCATGGAGGACCAGATGGCCGAGCACCGGGCTAAGCTGGAAGAGACCCAACGAGTCCTCAACGACACCAGCACCCAACGGGCCAAACTCCAGACCGAGAACG GAGAGCTGTCCCGCcagctggaggagaaggaggcCCTCATCTCCCAGCTCACCAGGGGCAAGCAGTCTTACACCCAGCAGATGGAGGACCTGAAAAGGCAACTGGAGGAGGAGATGAAG GCCAAGAATGCGCTGGCCCATGCCCTCCAGTCGGCCCGGCATGACTGCGACCTGCTGCGGGAGCAgtatgaggaggagacagaggccAAGGCTGAGCTCCAGCGGTCACTCTCCAAGGCCAACTCTGAGGTGGCGCAGTGGAGGACCAAGTACGAGACAGACGCCATCCAGCGCAccgaggagctggaggaggccaA GAAGAAGCTGGCCCAGCGGCTGCAGGAGgcggaggaggtggtggaggctGTCAATGCCAAGTGCTCCTCCCTGGAGAAGACCAAGCACCGGCTGCAAAACGAGATCGAGGACCTGATGGCGGACGTGGAGCGGTCGaacgcagctgctgctgctttggacAAGAAACAGAGGAACTTTGACAAG ATTGTGGCGGAGTGGAAGCAGAAGTTCGAGGAGTCACAGACGGAGCTGGAGGCCTCGCAGAAGGAGGCCAGGTCCCTCAGTACCGAACTCTTCAAGCTGAAGAACGCCTATGAGGAGTCGCTTGAGCACCTGGAGACCTTCAAGAGGGAGAACAAGAACCTCCAAG AGGAGATTTCGGACCTCACAGAGCAACTGGGTGCCAGCCACAAGACCATCCATGAGCTGGAGAAGGTCCGGAAGCAGCTGGATGCCGAGAAGCTGGAGCTCCAAGCTgctctggaggaggctgag gcCTCTCTGGAGCACGAGGAGGGCAAGATCTTGAGGGCCCAGTTAGAGTTCAACCAGGTCAAAGCGGACTACGAGCGCAAGCTGGCCGAGAAGGATGAGGAGATGGAGCAGGCCAAGCGCAACCACCTGCGGGTGGTGGACTCCCTGCAGACCTCACTGGACGCCGAGACTCGGAGCCGCAATGAAGCCCTGAGGCTAAAGAAGAAGATGGAGGGTGATCTCAACGAGATGGAGATCCAGCTCGGCCATGCCAACCGCATGGCGGCTGAGGCCCAGTCCCACCTGAAGGGAGCCCAGACTCACCTCAAG GACACCCAGCTGCAGCTGGATGATGTGGTCCGGGCCAACGAGGACCTGAAAGAGAACATCGCCATCGTGGAGAGGAGGAACAACCTCCTGCAGtcggagctggaggagctgcgggCAGTGGTGGAACAGACGGAGAGGGCCCGCAAGTTGGCTGAGCAGGAGCTGATTGAGGCCAGCGAGAGGGTCCAGCTTCTTCACTCCCAG AACACCAGTCTCATCAACCAAAAGAAGAAGATGGAGGCAGACATCTCCCAGTTGCAGACGGAGGTGGAAGAGGCCATCCAAGAGTGCAGGAACGCTGAGGAGAAGGCCAAGAAAGCCATCACTGAT GCAGCCATGATGGCAGAGGAGCTGAAGAAGGAACAGGACACCAGCGCTCACCTGGAACGGATGAAGAAGAACATGGAGCAGACCATCAAAGACCTGCAGCTCCGGCTGGATGAGGCAGAGCAGTTGGCCCTCAAGGGGGGCAAGaagcagctgcagaagctggagacCCGCGTGAGAGAGCTGGAGAATGAGCTGGAGGCTGAGCAGAAGCGCAACGCTGAGAGTGTCAAGGGTCTCCGCAAGTCCGAGCGGCGTGTCAAGGAGCTCAGCTACCAG ACGGAGGAGGACAAGAAGAacctgctgcggctgcaggaccTGGTGGACAAGCTGCAGATGAAAGTCAAGGCCTACAAGCGTCAGGCAGAGGAGGCG GAGGAACAGGCCAACACCAACCTGGCCAAGTTCCGCAAAGCTCAGCACGAGCTGGACGAGGCGGAGGAACGTGCCGACATGGCTGAATCCCAGGTCAACAAGCTGCGGGCCAAGAGCCGCGACATCGGGGCCAAG AAGCTTCATGATGAGGAATGA